TGCGGGTTCATGAAGCGGACGGCCGGGTCATTATTCATGTGGACGATAACGGCCCGGGCATTCCGGAGCATGAGCGCGAACGGGTTTTCAAGCCGTTTGCGCGACTGGATAAAAGCCGCCACCGCGCCAGCGGAGGATACGGGCTGGGGCTTTCCATCGTGAAACGTATTGTGGACTGGCATGGTGGTGAAATTCGGGTGGAAGAGAGTCCGGAAGGCGGGGCCCGGTTCACCGTCACCCTGCCAGCCACTCAGCAGGGCCAGCACGTGCTGGGGCGGGTAAATTGAAGCTGCGAGTTTTGAGTTGAAAGTTCAAAGTTGAAGAGCACGACCAATGCGTTCGGTTTTGAGAGGCCGTGCCCGCGCACTTGCCGTTAATCGCGGGCAAAGAAAAGCAAACCCCGGCGACCTGATCCGCGTTTCAACTTTCAACTTTGAACTTTCAACGCATTCCTGGCGTTGGGCGTCCCGCTTTGTCCATAACATTGTCCGTTATGGTGCAATCTGTGCCGGGGCGTTCGGATAAAATACGCGCCCCCGATGTCGCTGGTACGTCTGTCTGATCCAGCCTCCAATACTGATAACAGGGTTAGCTGAGCCATGTCATATATTCTTTCCATTGATCAGGGTACGACCAGTTCCCGTGCGATTGTGTTTGATGATCAGGGCCGTGCAATCGGGCAGGCCCAGAAAGAATTTCGCCAGCATTTCCCCAAGGATGGCTGGGTGGAACACGATGCGAAGGAAATCTGGAACGATACCCTGAGCCTGTGCCGGGAAGCATTGCGCAATGCCCACATTGAAGCGCAGGAGCTCTCGGCTATCGGAATCACCAACCAGCGAGAGACCACTGTGTTGTGGGATCGGGAAACCGGTGATCCTCTCGCGAAGGCCATCGTTTGGCAGGATCGCCGAACCGCCGCCACCTGCCAGACCCTTCGCGAAGCAGGGCACGAAGAGGCTGTGCGAGCCAAAACGGGCTTGCTGCTGGATCCTTATTTTTCAGCCACCAAGCTGGCTTGGTTGCTGGACAATGTGCCCGGTGCCCGTCAGCGGGCCGAGGCCGGTGAGCTGGCGTTCGGCACCATTGATAGCTGGCTGCTGTGGCAGCTGACCCGCGGCAAGGTGCATGCCACTGATGCCACCAACGCCTCGCGGACCCTGATGTTCAATATCCATGAACAGTGCTGGGATGATGAGTTGCTGGCGCTGTTCAATGTGCCTGCCAGTGTCTTGCCGGATGTGCGTGATAGTGCGGGAGATTTCGGGATGACCTGCCCGGAGCTGCTGGGCGCTGCGGTTCCTGTGTCGGGCATTGCCGGAGATCAGCAGGCGGCGCTGGTGGGCCAGGCCTGTTTCTCTCCTGGCATGGTCAAGAGCACTTACGGTACGGGCTGCTTCATGGTGATGAATACCGGGGAAGCGGTGACCTCGCAGAATCGTCTGCTGACCACAGTGGGATACCGGCTCAATGGCAAGACGACCTATGCGCTGGAAGGCTCCATCTTTGTCGCCGGTGCGGCAATTCAGTGGCTTCGTGATGGCCTGAATCTGATCTCTGATGCCAGTGAAACCGAAGCGCTGGCGCGCCGGGTGGGCTCGGCTGGTGGCGTTTACCTGGTGCCTGCGTTCACCGGTCTCGGCGCTCCCTGGTGGGACCCCCATGCCCGCGGCGCCCTGCTGGGGCTCACCCGTGATACGGGTATTGCCGAGGTGGTGACCGCAGGGCTTGAGGCCGTGTGCTATCAGTCTCGAGACCTTCTTGATGCCATGGCCGCCGATTGCGGTACACGCCCGACCACCCTGCGTGTGGATGGTGGGATGGTGGTGAACAATTGGCTCAGCCAGACACTGTCGGATGTGCTGGGTGTCTGTGTGGATCGCCCGGTAGTGACGGAGACAACGGCACTGGGTGCGGCCTACCTGGCAGGTCTTGGCTGTGGGCTATATTCATCGCTGGAAGCGATTGCAGGGCAGTGGCGTTGTGAGCGGGAGTTCACCCCGGATCTGGAAGAAGAGGAGCGTCAGCGTCGTTACGCTGGGTGGCGCGATGCGGTAGCAAGGGTCTGCAAGGAGTAGAGGGCTGAGCGGAATTTGATCAGAAAATCATAAGCTTGCCGGTGTTATGCCATCCATTAAGCGATGGGCGGTCTGTTTGGCTCGACAGTGAAACTGTGACGGAGTAGCCATTTAGTATTAAATTCTTGGAAAGAATAATACTAAATAGTCACCATGCGCAGCCATTAAGAGGGTGGGCCGGCTGTGCAACATCAGGTACCCGAATGGACCAGTCTTTATCCTTGCATCCGGCAACCCTGCAGTCACAACGCGTCCGCCGCGTGCTGTTTGCGATCATTATGGGAGGCAGTGCCCATACCCTGCTTTGCTGGATTGCGCTGCAGCTGGACTTTTTCCGGGGTGGGGACTCCCTGTTTATTTCCCTGTTTGCCATCATCTGGGCGGGCCACGCCCTGTTTGTGACCTTCATGTTGCTGGGGCTCAATCGCCGTCTGGCTGAGCCCGCCATGATCCTGCCGTTGATGATCTGGTCGACCACCGGCCTGCTTGTGACGGCAGCGGTCGTGGATCAGGCCCGCCTGTGTGTCATGCTGATCTTCTTTGCCATTGTTCAACTGGGTGTATTGCAGGCCTCATTGCGTCAGTTCATTTTCCTGGCGATTTACTGCGTGGTGGGTTACGCCATCGTGTTGGGAATCGTCTGGCTGTACTGGCCAGAAGCGGTTGACGTGCAGGGAGAATGGATCCAGTGGGGTCTGTTTGCCGTCATGGTCATGGCGGTGGCGCTGCTGGCCGCCGAAATCTCTACTATCCGCAGCCTGTTGAGTAAACGAAACAGCCAGCTGGCCGAAGTGGTAGAGCGCATCCATGATATGGCGGTGAAAGACGAGCTGACCGGCTTTTATCGTCGCAGACATGCCATGGAACTACTGTCCAAGGCCTGTGGCCAGGCGTCCCGCGGTGCCTTCTCGCTCGCTGTAGTGTATGCAGATCTGGATTTCTTCAAGCGCATCAATGATGGTTATGGTCACGGTGTGGGTGACCTCGTATTGCAGCGTTTTGCCGAGGTCGTGTCGCGTCATCTTGGCGGTCAGGATTTCGCTGCCCGGCTTGGAGGAGAAGAGTTTATGCTGGTGCTGCCGGTCAGTGATCAACAGGAAGCCTGCCATTTGGTGGAGGGTATCCTGATGGGCATGCGTAGCCAGCGTTTCGCGGAAGCGCCGGAGCTCAATGTTACCCTGTCTGCCGGGTTGGCCATGTTGGCGCAGGGTGAAACGCCTGCCCAGGTTATCCGCAGAGCGGATGAGGCGTTGTATCGCGCCAAGGAAAGCGGC
The nucleotide sequence above comes from Alcanivorax sediminis. Encoded proteins:
- the glpK gene encoding glycerol kinase GlpK gives rise to the protein MSYILSIDQGTTSSRAIVFDDQGRAIGQAQKEFRQHFPKDGWVEHDAKEIWNDTLSLCREALRNAHIEAQELSAIGITNQRETTVLWDRETGDPLAKAIVWQDRRTAATCQTLREAGHEEAVRAKTGLLLDPYFSATKLAWLLDNVPGARQRAEAGELAFGTIDSWLLWQLTRGKVHATDATNASRTLMFNIHEQCWDDELLALFNVPASVLPDVRDSAGDFGMTCPELLGAAVPVSGIAGDQQAALVGQACFSPGMVKSTYGTGCFMVMNTGEAVTSQNRLLTTVGYRLNGKTTYALEGSIFVAGAAIQWLRDGLNLISDASETEALARRVGSAGGVYLVPAFTGLGAPWWDPHARGALLGLTRDTGIAEVVTAGLEAVCYQSRDLLDAMAADCGTRPTTLRVDGGMVVNNWLSQTLSDVLGVCVDRPVVTETTALGAAYLAGLGCGLYSSLEAIAGQWRCEREFTPDLEEEERQRRYAGWRDAVARVCKE
- a CDS encoding GGDEF domain-containing protein, which produces MDQSLSLHPATLQSQRVRRVLFAIIMGGSAHTLLCWIALQLDFFRGGDSLFISLFAIIWAGHALFVTFMLLGLNRRLAEPAMILPLMIWSTTGLLVTAAVVDQARLCVMLIFFAIVQLGVLQASLRQFIFLAIYCVVGYAIVLGIVWLYWPEAVDVQGEWIQWGLFAVMVMAVALLAAEISTIRSLLSKRNSQLAEVVERIHDMAVKDELTGFYRRRHAMELLSKACGQASRGAFSLAVVYADLDFFKRINDGYGHGVGDLVLQRFAEVVSRHLGGQDFAARLGGEEFMLVLPVSDQQEACHLVEGILMGMRSQRFAEAPELNVTLSAGLAMLAQGETPAQVIRRADEALYRAKESGRDKLVVGSRNEQ